The following are encoded together in the Triticum dicoccoides isolate Atlit2015 ecotype Zavitan chromosome 6B, WEW_v2.0, whole genome shotgun sequence genome:
- the LOC119323127 gene encoding uncharacterized protein LOC119323127: protein MDLKDSLSRFKQQQERCQSSLASIAASQASTTKPKHRAQPINAPSAPARPAQPIKFSNDTERLQHINSIRKSPVGAQIKLIIELLYKTRQAFTAEQINDATYVDINGNKAVFDSLRNNLKVHYDGRRFSYKSKHDLEGKDQLLDLIRCHQEGLAVVEVKDAYPSVLEDLQALKAAGEVWLLSNMDSQEDIVYPNDPKVKIKVDDDLKELFRGIELPRDMVDIEKELQKNGMKPMTDVTKRRVAAQIHGVKPKAKPKKKQREITKRTKLTNAHLPELFQHLKS from the exons ATGGATCTGAAGGACAGCCTCTCCAGATTTAAGCAGCAGCAGGAGAGGTGCCAGTCATCTTTGGCCAGCATAGCTGCAAGCCAAGCTTCAACCACAAAACCAAAGCACAGGGCCCAACCGATTAATGCTCCATCTGCTCCAGCAAGGCCTGCACAACCTATTAAATTTTCAAACGATACAGAAAGGCTGCAACATATTAATTCAATTAGGAAATCTCCTGTTGGGGCACAGATCAAACTTATCATTGAACTGCTTTACAAG ACAAGACAAGCTTTTACAGCAGAGCAGATAAATGATGCAACTTACGTTGATATCAATGGTAATAAGGCTGTCTTTGACAGTCTGAGGAATAACCTCAAAGTACACTATGATGGGAGGCGTTTCTCATACAAG TCCAAGCATGATCTGGAGGGGAAAGATCAACTACTTGATTTGATAAGGTGTCACCAGGAGGGTCTTGCTGTTGTGGAAGTGAAGGATGCATACCCAAGTGTATTGGAAGATTTGCAG GCTCTGAAGGCAGCAGGTGAAGTTTGGCTGTTGTCAAACATGGATTCACAGGAGGACATTGTTTACCCTAATGATCCAAAAGTGAAGATCAAGGTTGATGATGACCTGAAGGAGCTCTTCCGTGGGATTGAGTTACCACGTGATATGGTTGATATCGAAAAGGAGCTCCAGAAGAACGGCATGAAGCCGATGACCGACGTCACCAAACGACGAGTAGCAGCCCAGATCCATGGTGTGAAACCCAAGGCTAAGCCTAAGAAGAAGCAACGCGAGATAACTAAACGGACCAAGCTCACGAATGCCCATCTGCCTGAGCTGTTCCAGCATCTTAAATCTTGA